A single Rhopalosiphum padi isolate XX-2018 chromosome 4, ASM2088224v1, whole genome shotgun sequence DNA region contains:
- the LOC132929683 gene encoding MOXD1 homolog 1-like: MTRGNTAAAASARSARGYGGGGGGGGPGQVFGSAEPANQYASQYVRAIAMPRTCVLLLLLLSCAGCARAAAATAATVVSPPSFRSANLTAAGLLAATKYGKTVLAGDEITVAAQEYADCVVFRVQARTCGYVALGFVDPIASSVDVLLAWVDDDTGTGHVMDMHGKTETGLTPEKDVSQDYELLASFQNGSHISVVFRRAWDTCDAHDDVVFGNDTMRMFWTMSDRDPIDRQYTDALKLGSSWKGTQSFHPKGPKFKPTTDNYKRWDVTMDNLRIKDDVDTLYWCKIFKAPIFKKNHIVGFVPLLNDDTRHLIHHMIVYECYGGSDIMEKYVTLKGAQCYGKGMPDDWNKCVSPVVTWAMGSDGQFLPDHIGVPIGGRELYYMLEVHYDNPTLKKVMDNSGVRVYYTDVLRPNDAGIMAVGMAVSPMHIVPPKQVAYKTASLCDKDCTNVIFPERGIKITSVLLHAHMASRQLKLRHVRHDQEMATIAQDDRYDYDYQQARELSNEVTVYPGDELITECVYNTVDRPHLTHGGYSTKQEMCLAFVTYYPRTPLASCFSMTPVPFFFETFGVQQFLDYNMEGVEKIFLKLADSTTKNPPSQTTTTTTTVMPALNNEKMLNELNQAHIAYLMKPPSFTIDDGNEHNLFRDLEIMEPVEFQNKTFQQHLDNLPWEDSLLTKNIERRLINGKHMTFCRLHNDTLALMMNTYLFPNFTAYAEPKTSTVGCVPLSNKFKNSAFAVQSSYVFILLSIALIYVF, from the exons ATGACGAGGGGAAACACGGCGGCTGCGGCTTCGGCTCGGTCGGCGAGGGGttacggtggcggcggcggcggcggcggaccgGGCCAGGTGTTCGGTTCCGCCGAGCCGGCGAACCAGTATGCCAGTCAGTATGTACGCGCAATCGCCATGCCCCGGACGTgtgtgttgttgttgttgttgttgtcgtgCGCCGGTTGTGCGCGCGCCGCCGCGGCCACCGCGGCCACCGTAGTGTCACCGCCGTCTTTCCGGTCGGCCAACCTGACGGCGGCCGGTCTGCTGGCCGCCACCAAGTATGGCAAAACGGTGTTGGCCGGCGACGAGATCACCGTGGCCGCCCAAGAGTACGCCGACTGCGTGGTGTTCCGCGTGCAGGCCCGGACCTGCGGTTACGTAGCTTTGGGATTCGTCGATCCGATCGCCTCGTCGGTGGACGTGTTGCTCGCGTGGGTCGACGACGACACCGGTACCGGACACGTAATG GATATGCATGGCAAAACTGAAACAGGTCTAACACCGGAAAAGGATGTGAGCCAGGACTACGAACTACTGGCTTCCTTCCAAAATGGCTCTCATATATCCGTCGTCTTCCGAAGGGCTTGGGACACCTGTGACGCACACGACGACGTGGTATTTGGG AACGACACGATGCGTATGTTTTGGACAATGAGCGATCGAGATCCGATCGACAGACAATATACTGATGCATTAAAATTGGGCAGCTCATGGAAAGGTACTCAGAGTTTCCATCCGAAAGGCCCAAAATTCAAACCGACCACGGATAACTACAAGAGATGGGACGTCACCATGGATAAC ttacgtATTAAAGACGACGTTGACACTTTGTACTGGTGCAAAATTTTCAAAGCTCCGATCTTTAAGAAAAATCATATTGTTGGG TTTGTGCCTTTGCTGAACGACGACACGCGTCATCTTATCCACCATATGATCGTCTATGAGTGCTACGGTGGTTCGGACATTATGGAAAAATACGTGACGTTGAAAGGCGCTCAGTGTTACGGCAAGGGCATGCCAGACGACTGGAACAAGTGCGTATCGCCGGTGGTCACGTGGGCGATGGGCTCGGACGGGCAGTTTTTGCCGGATCACATTGGCGTGCCAATTGGCGGTCGTGAATTGTACTACATGTTAGAAGTGCACTACGATAATCCCACGCTGAAAAAag taatggaCAACTCGGGCGTTAGAGTGTACTACACGGACGTTTTGCGCCCCAACGACGCCGGCATCATGGCAGTAGGCATGGCCGTGTCGCCGATGCACATCGTTCCGCCGAAGCAAGTTGCTTACAAGACGGCCAGTCTATGCGACAAGGACTGCACGAACGTCATATTCCCGGAAAGAGGCATAAAAATCACGTCCGTCCTATTACACGCCCACATGGCGTCCAGGCAACTCAAACTCCGGCACGTCCGGCACGACCAGGAAATGGCTACCATCGCACAG gaCGATCGTTACGACTACGATTACCAACAGGCGAGAGAACTGTCTAATGAAGTGACTGTGTATCCCGGTGACGAACTTATCACAGAGTGCGTCTATAATACGGTCGATCGTCCACATTTAACTcac GGTGGTTATTCGACCAAACAAGAAATGTGCTTGGCATTTGTCACTTACTACCCGCGTACGCCACTGGCAAGTTGTTTCAGTATGACGCCGGTACCGTTCTTTTTCGAAACATTCGGCGTCCAACAGTTCTTGGACTACAACATGGAAGGTGTGGAGAAAATCTTCTTAAAACTGGCTGACAGCAC gactAAAAATCCGCCTTCTCAAACTACTACGACCACAACAACGGTGATGCCAGCGTTAAACAATGAGAAAATGTTGAATGAACTCAACCAGGCGCACATTGCATATCTGATGAAGCCACCGTCCTTCACAATCGACGACGGCAACGAACACAATTTGTTTAGGGATTTGGAAATCATGGAACCCGTCGAATTTCAGAACAAAACGTTTCAACAACATTTGGACAACTTGCCATGGGAAGATAGCTTGTTGACAAAAAATATCGAAAGGCGATTGATCAATGGAAAACACATGACGTTCTGCCGGCTACACAACGATACGTTGGCCTTG ATGATGAATACGTACTTGTTTCCGAACTTCACAGCATACGCTGAGCCAAAGACTTCAACTGTTGGATGTGTACCGTTATCGAACAAATTCAAAAACTCTGCTTTTGCAGTACAAAGTTcctacgtatttattttattaagtatcgcactgatttatgtattttag
- the LOC132929684 gene encoding uncharacterized protein LOC132929684 isoform X2, which yields MVEGTLLFLSVTATTIVELVQSDGSFNDCHLREMCADRPWVESREGRNEDRVRIVDAPLGSDIAFLCNYCGERDKGQARFWYTSHRMLYSNGTTADRKEVVLGMSEPIESNRVYMMLDHRLVIRNLTSSDIGRYSCSGLGTDESVEFALDLLPANTGGRPGTDVTAVTADSMAGWTQYESRYLTPVTKAFPRVRKMGVDWDSWGPCDGCAGKRYRRAACRVCFDDGIRVACR from the exons ATGGTCGAAGGAACGTTACTCTTCCTCTCCGTTACCGCCACCACCATCGTCGAGCTCGTTCAGTCAGACGGCAGTTTTAATGATTGTCATCTACGAGAAATGTGCGCAGACAGGCCTTGGGTCGAGTCTCGAGAAGGACGCAATGAAGATCGAGTTAGAATCGTAGACGCGCCTCTGGGCTCGGACATTGCATTCTTGTGCAACTATTGTGGCGAAAGGGATAAAGGCCAGGCCCGGTTTTGGTATACTTCGCacag AATGTTGTATTCAAACGGCACCACGGCGGATCGGAAAGAAGTAGTGCTGGGTATGTCGGAACCGATAGAGTCGAACCGAGTGTACATGATGCTCGATCATCGTCTGGTAATCCGGAACTTGACTTCATCTGACATCGGCCGGTACTCGTGTTCCGGTCTCGGGACTGACGAAAGTGTCGAGTTTGCGCTCGACCTACTACCGGCAAACACAGGAGGACGGCCCGGTACCGACGTCACGGCGGTGACGGCCGATTCGATGGCAGGATGGACGCAGTATGAGTCGCGATACTTAACGCCTGTCACGAAGGCTTTTCCACGAGTTCGGAAAATGGGTGTGGACTGGGATTCATGGGGCCCTTGCGACGGATGTGCAGGCAAGCGGTACCGAAGGGCTGCTTGTCGGGTCTGTTTTGACGATGGTATCCGCGTGGcttgtaggtaa
- the LOC132929684 gene encoding uncharacterized protein LOC132929684 isoform X1, with translation MVEGTLLFLSVTATTIVELVQSDGSFNDCHLREMCADRPWVESREGRNEDRVRIVDAPLGSDIAFLCNYCGERDKGQARFWYTSHRSIRLPAAVMSVSPGLAAKLSKLPDFLLSETCYAYCQISNKRRLPKYRNTFVLEEGSSLTLVCAEATADKKVTWRKDGLLLTETESTADDTSGALVDTFGTLYLVRLTGDDSGNYTCYVDGNRTQEVLLAVRKSSLLSSKAYARHLYYLYYIFAMYFIVFGARIYYAFLNRRDFLKITDNDVLKPEIPIVYLGRKIRIR, from the exons ATGGTCGAAGGAACGTTACTCTTCCTCTCCGTTACCGCCACCACCATCGTCGAGCTCGTTCAGTCAGACGGCAGTTTTAATGATTGTCATCTACGAGAAATGTGCGCAGACAGGCCTTGGGTCGAGTCTCGAGAAGGACGCAATGAAGATCGAGTTAGAATCGTAGACGCGCCTCTGGGCTCGGACATTGCATTCTTGTGCAACTATTGTGGCGAAAGGGATAAAGGCCAGGCCCGGTTTTGGTATACTTCGCacag ATCGATCAGGCTACCAGCTGCGGTGATGTCGGTTTCGCCCGGTCTAGCAGCCAAACTGTCCAAGTTGCCCGACTTTTTGCTTTCCGAAACCTGTTACGCCTACTGCCAGATTTCAAACAAGCGCAGACTTCCCAAGTACAGGAACACGTTTGTGCTAGAGGAAGGGTCTAGTTTGACATTGGTGTGCGCCGAAGCAACCGCCGATAAAAAG GTGACGTGGAGAAAAGATGGACTTCTGTTGACTGAAACCGAGTCCACCGCCGACGACACGTCAGGGGCATTGGTGGACACGTTCGGGACGTTGTACTTGGTCAGACTCACAGGCGACGACTCCGGTAATTACACGTGTTATGTCGACGGTAACCGAACGCAAGAAGTGCTGTTGGCCGTCCGAAAGTCGTCGTTACTCTCGTCGAAAGCCTACGCCCGACACCtatactatttgtattatatattcgcGATGTATTTCATCGTTTTCGGTGCTCGGATCTACTACGCTTTTCTTAACCGTCGCGATTTCTTAAAGATCACCGACAACGATGTACTGAAACCCGAAATTCCTATCGTTTATCTGGGAAGAAAAATTCGGATCCGTTGA
- the LOC132930784 gene encoding neuropeptide CCHamide-1 receptor-like, with protein MTNISSANSTLSINDYYDYTERPETYIVPVLFAIIFVVGMIGNVTLVLIFVRNKQMRNVPNIYIINLALGDLLVIVSCVPFTSTVYTFPTWPYGLAVCKVSETAKDVSIGVSVFTLTALSADRYFAIVNPMRKLHASIGGRFATRFTLTVAAAIWAVAVACAVPAARFSYVRQFRVHNVTLFEVCYPFSEHMGPAYPKVMVTVKFLVYYAVPLAVIAFFYVLIARYLLHTTNNMPGELQGQIRQVRARKKVAKAVLAFVLMFAICFLPHHIFMLWFYNYPKSTEEYNTFWHVLRIVGFCLSFINSCINPIALYLVSGTFRKHFDKQLFWWCIASTTATTESNLFVIKKNGTSSRDIKITEFITSPSMHSAANKNRSNKTFTAITNTEGRKIKSTQHGAEKGWLSPSI; from the exons ATGACAAACATCAGCAGCGCCAACAGCACTTTgtcaataaatgattattacgaTTACACCGAAAGGCCGGAGACGTACATCGTTCCCGTACTATTCGCCATAATATTTGTCGTCGGCATGATCGGCAACGTGACTTTGGTGTTGATATTCGTCCGGAACAAGCAGATGAGGAACGTGCCCAATATTTACATAATCAATCTGGCGCTCGGTGATTTATTGGTGATCGTCAGCTGCGTGCCGTTTACGTCTACCGTCTACACG TTCCCGACGTGGCCTTACGGGCTGGCCGTGTGCAAAGTGTCGGAGACGGCCAAAGACGTTTCGATCGGCGTGTCCGTGTTCACGTTGACCGCGCTCAGCGCCGACCGGTATTTCGCCATCGTGAACCCAATGCGCAAGCTGCACGCGTCCATCGGCGGACGGTTCGCCACCCGGTTCACGCTCACCGTGGCCGCGGCCATCTGGGCGGTGGCCGTGGCGTGCGCCGTACCCGCCGCCCGGTTCTCGTACGTCCGCCAGTTCCGCGTGCACAACGTCACCCTGTTCGAGGTCTGTTACCCGTTCTCCGAGCACATGGGGCCCGCCTATCCCAAGGTCATGGTGACGGTCAAGTTCCTCGTCTACTACGCCGTCCCGCTGGCTGTCATCGCGTTCTTCTACGTGCTCATCGCCCGGTACCTGTTGCACACCACCAACAACATGCCCGGCGAACTACAG GGACAAATACGTCAAGTGCGAGCTCGAAAAAAAGTCGCTAAAGCTGTGCTGGCCTTCGTGTTGATGTTTGCCATCTGTTTTCTACCCCATCACATTTTCATGCTGTGGTTTTACAACTACCCCAAGTCAACGGAAGAGTACAACACTTTCTGGCACGTATTGCGCATTGTTGGGTTCTGTCTGAGTTTCATAAACTCTTGCATCAACCCCATTGCCCTATATTTGGTGAGCGGCACGTTTCGCAAGCATTTCGACAAACAGTTATTCTGGTGGTGCATAGCATCTACAACGGCCACTACAGAATCCAACTTGTTCGTGATCAAAAAGAACGGAACTTCGAGTCGAGACATAAAAATTACAGAGTTTATAACGTCGCCGTCGATGCATTCAGCTGCAAACAAAAACCGAAGCAATAAGACTTTTACTGCGATCACGAATACCGAAGGTCGAAAAATCAAGAGCACCCAACATGGGGCGGAAAAGGGATGGCTATCGCCTTCCATatag